The following proteins are encoded in a genomic region of Sorangiineae bacterium MSr12523:
- a CDS encoding B12-binding domain-containing radical SAM protein, whose protein sequence is MPRLYLVSPSHHLADGRLVKTTRYWTSGLTMPTLKALAPRDWKVDIVDELMADVDLDHPADVVAIGAMGPQISRAYDLADAFRARGKKVVLGGPWVSLAPHERSLAHADAIVVGEAETVFARALEDLAAGRSAGVYRAGEFVRMGKTLSRPKNDDRTIAETSHPDIYQNIDYRDLQLIRWDKWKTSPFYRLYFHWPLVFSRGCPHPCNYCAVQAFYKRSYRTRNIDAVIENVRQIKAFGGRNLLFLDDNPIADVDAAKELFARLIPEKIKWTSQCTIEIARDPELLDLAARSGCVALSIGLESNEEPVLDSLKKRFNRAPRYAEDLAALRAKGIQVIALMMFGMDGQTDGVFDETLKFLVDHKVSLVKFFTPAPYPGTAYHEEMRQAGRILNEDWGRYDYGSLLVQPTGMDARTLRSGFDRTYKHFYGLPAIAKRMLALPRRNRREHAAYLVANLKTWHFLKKNPSAWGTIS, encoded by the coding sequence ATGCCACGCCTTTACTTGGTTTCACCTTCGCATCATCTGGCCGATGGAAGACTCGTCAAAACCACGCGCTATTGGACGAGCGGTCTCACCATGCCGACGCTCAAGGCGTTGGCCCCTCGTGATTGGAAGGTCGACATCGTCGACGAGCTCATGGCCGACGTCGACCTGGATCACCCGGCCGATGTGGTCGCCATCGGCGCCATGGGACCGCAGATCTCCCGGGCGTACGACCTGGCCGATGCATTCCGCGCCCGCGGGAAAAAGGTCGTTCTCGGCGGGCCCTGGGTATCCCTAGCCCCGCACGAGCGCTCGCTTGCACACGCCGACGCCATCGTCGTGGGCGAGGCCGAAACCGTGTTCGCCCGTGCGCTGGAGGATCTCGCGGCGGGCCGCAGTGCTGGCGTGTACCGGGCGGGCGAGTTCGTTCGCATGGGGAAAACGCTTTCGCGCCCGAAAAACGACGACCGCACCATCGCGGAGACGTCGCATCCCGACATCTATCAGAACATCGACTACCGCGATCTGCAGCTCATTCGCTGGGACAAGTGGAAGACGAGCCCCTTTTACCGGCTCTATTTTCACTGGCCGCTGGTCTTCAGCCGCGGCTGCCCGCACCCCTGCAACTACTGCGCGGTGCAGGCCTTCTACAAGCGGAGCTACCGCACCCGGAACATCGATGCGGTCATCGAGAACGTGCGGCAGATCAAGGCGTTCGGCGGGCGCAACCTGCTCTTTCTCGACGACAACCCCATCGCCGACGTCGACGCCGCCAAGGAGCTGTTCGCCCGGCTCATTCCCGAGAAAATCAAGTGGACGAGCCAGTGCACCATCGAGATTGCCCGCGATCCGGAGCTGCTCGATCTGGCGGCGCGCTCGGGGTGCGTGGCGCTCTCCATCGGCCTCGAGTCGAACGAGGAGCCGGTGCTCGACTCGCTGAAGAAGCGCTTCAATCGGGCCCCGCGTTACGCGGAGGACCTGGCAGCGCTGCGGGCCAAGGGCATCCAGGTCATCGCTTTGATGATGTTCGGCATGGATGGGCAGACCGACGGGGTGTTCGACGAGACCTTGAAATTCCTGGTGGACCACAAAGTCTCACTGGTGAAATTCTTCACACCGGCGCCTTACCCCGGGACGGCGTATCATGAGGAGATGCGCCAGGCTGGCCGCATTTTGAACGAGGATTGGGGCCGTTACGACTACGGCTCCCTTCTCGTTCAGCCGACCGGGATGGACGCCCGGACCTTGCGTAGCGGCTTCGACCGAACGTACAAGCATTTCTATGGGTTGCCGGCCATTGCCAAGCGGATGCTCGCGCTTCCGCGCCGAAACCGTCGCGAACACGCGGCTTACCTCGTCGCCAACCTGAAAACGTGGCACTTTTTGAAGAAGAACCCCTCTGCCTGGGGGACGATTTCGTAA
- a CDS encoding protein kinase, translated as MSRSGKGDACQSEELDGAASEPRNALDPTLTAVGSLHSSGRVSVRSKNGPESVPSGAHRIFAEDELIAFRYRIVRAIARGGMGEVYEAEDLELRQRIALKVLRRERALRDGGFEQVKREMYLARKVTHPNVCRIFDVGFHMQPGKPKSERIPFITMELIEGETLAERLLRTGPLPLEEALPYIRQMIDALGAAHAVGIVHRDFKSANVFLGPRVVVADFGLATRSRDAAQVRRSADSPEGTPGYMAPEQLEGGRITPATDIYALGVVMCEMLTGVRPRGPVAVRELGPAWEAVLSHCLATDPEHRFSSVHAVARALPGEAARPRAGQKSPMHYVRTWTIISALMACAFLGGRLARTQLPPPENPSSPPLAVPVPTSRPLQADAARWYAEGLLELRHLEPLVARDCFERVVRLEPNYALGHMQLAETYRQLGNGPRALEEGKAAFELANDAPLSREEKFLVEGRYREAAGQWNAAVNVYRTLFEFFPRQLEYGIALARNLQGAGNAQEAFATLTKLRASTDASANLDIDEAESEMAKRGMDLPRAQAAALRAADTAQRREAWSRAAANYDAARSALTLLGKTSEAEDCRQKAVALYERAGDASSRASASYLAGQEREEAGDLDAAAEIYRAALDAYRALGDLRALGHVAYSIARISLRAGKLRDALAFAQESTGLAREIGDHALQRSRLVFVMAAYLHLGDLEAVSAAAREARALAMEEHDEETLAIGMCLQAEVLRHRGELTNSASWLTPALAMARRSAVWTLNLLEVAHVRWLLDEGHPHEALRVATELRARLPRLQVAELAWAELLQARSLLAIGDIASARAAFDRSNDVRTSALSVEIRWEQHIVEALLLVAERPERAEQALATLNSLIGVAHAFEYYTMELDARLAAGEIEMKSGRTADGRARLHGLAAEAKARGYLLWARKAEATAGTSLARSRSGPSSDAPAHATWPVPPPRG; from the coding sequence ATGAGCAGGAGCGGGAAGGGCGACGCGTGCCAGTCGGAAGAGCTGGATGGTGCTGCGTCGGAACCGCGCAATGCGTTGGATCCCACCCTGACGGCGGTCGGCTCGTTGCATTCGAGCGGGCGCGTGTCCGTTCGGAGCAAGAACGGGCCCGAAAGCGTGCCCTCGGGCGCGCATCGCATCTTCGCCGAGGACGAGTTGATCGCCTTTCGCTATCGGATCGTTCGCGCCATCGCCCGCGGTGGCATGGGCGAGGTGTACGAGGCGGAGGATCTCGAGCTGCGCCAGCGCATCGCGCTCAAAGTGCTGCGCCGCGAGCGGGCCCTGCGCGATGGCGGGTTCGAGCAGGTCAAACGCGAGATGTACCTCGCGCGCAAGGTGACGCATCCCAACGTTTGCCGCATCTTCGACGTCGGCTTCCACATGCAGCCGGGAAAGCCGAAATCCGAGCGCATTCCCTTCATCACGATGGAGCTGATCGAGGGCGAGACCCTCGCGGAGCGGCTGCTTCGTACGGGGCCGTTGCCGCTCGAAGAAGCGCTTCCCTACATCCGGCAGATGATCGATGCGCTCGGTGCGGCGCACGCGGTCGGCATCGTGCATCGCGATTTCAAGAGTGCGAACGTCTTTCTCGGGCCGCGCGTCGTCGTGGCGGACTTCGGGCTGGCCACGCGCTCGCGCGATGCGGCGCAGGTGAGGCGCTCGGCGGATAGCCCCGAGGGGACACCAGGGTACATGGCCCCCGAGCAGCTCGAGGGCGGCCGCATCACCCCCGCGACGGACATTTATGCGCTCGGCGTGGTCATGTGCGAGATGCTCACGGGCGTGCGGCCGCGGGGCCCTGTCGCGGTGCGCGAGTTGGGGCCGGCGTGGGAAGCCGTCCTTTCGCATTGCCTGGCGACCGATCCCGAGCATCGCTTTTCCAGCGTTCACGCCGTGGCTCGGGCGCTGCCGGGCGAGGCGGCGCGTCCGCGCGCAGGGCAGAAGTCGCCCATGCACTACGTGCGCACGTGGACGATCATCTCGGCCCTGATGGCCTGCGCCTTTCTGGGAGGCCGCCTCGCCCGTACGCAGCTGCCGCCGCCCGAGAATCCATCCTCCCCGCCGCTGGCGGTGCCCGTGCCGACCTCGCGCCCGCTCCAGGCGGACGCCGCACGATGGTACGCCGAGGGCTTGCTCGAACTGCGCCACCTCGAGCCGCTCGTCGCGCGCGATTGTTTCGAGCGCGTCGTGCGACTCGAACCGAACTACGCACTCGGCCACATGCAATTGGCCGAAACGTATCGCCAATTGGGCAATGGTCCGCGCGCGCTCGAGGAGGGAAAAGCTGCATTCGAGCTGGCGAACGACGCGCCGCTTTCGCGCGAGGAGAAGTTCCTCGTCGAGGGGCGCTACCGCGAGGCCGCGGGGCAATGGAATGCGGCCGTGAACGTGTACCGCACGCTGTTCGAATTCTTTCCGCGGCAGCTCGAATACGGAATCGCGCTCGCGCGCAATTTGCAAGGTGCGGGAAATGCGCAGGAGGCTTTTGCCACCTTGACCAAGTTGCGCGCATCCACGGACGCATCCGCCAATCTGGATATCGACGAGGCGGAATCCGAAATGGCCAAGCGCGGGATGGACCTGCCGCGCGCCCAGGCCGCCGCCCTGCGCGCGGCAGATACGGCCCAGAGGCGCGAGGCATGGTCGCGCGCGGCGGCCAATTACGATGCTGCCCGCTCCGCGTTGACGCTCCTCGGAAAGACGAGCGAGGCCGAGGACTGCCGCCAAAAGGCCGTCGCCCTTTACGAGCGTGCGGGCGATGCATCGAGCCGAGCCTCCGCATCGTACCTGGCTGGTCAGGAGCGCGAGGAGGCGGGCGATCTCGATGCCGCCGCGGAAATCTACCGCGCGGCGCTGGATGCCTATCGCGCGCTCGGCGACCTTCGCGCGCTGGGCCATGTCGCGTACTCCATCGCGCGTATTTCGTTGCGAGCGGGAAAGCTCCGCGATGCTCTCGCCTTTGCGCAGGAGTCCACCGGGCTCGCGCGCGAAATCGGCGATCATGCGCTTCAGCGCTCTCGCCTCGTCTTCGTGATGGCGGCATATCTCCACCTCGGCGATCTCGAAGCGGTTTCCGCCGCGGCCCGAGAGGCGCGGGCGTTGGCCATGGAGGAGCACGACGAAGAGACGCTGGCGATTGGGATGTGCCTGCAGGCGGAAGTCCTGCGCCATCGCGGTGAGCTGACCAACTCCGCATCGTGGCTGACACCGGCCCTCGCGATGGCGCGACGCAGTGCGGTTTGGACATTGAACCTTCTCGAGGTGGCGCACGTGCGATGGCTCCTCGACGAGGGGCACCCGCACGAGGCCTTGCGTGTCGCCACCGAGTTGCGCGCGCGGTTACCCCGCCTGCAAGTTGCCGAGCTTGCGTGGGCCGAACTTCTCCAGGCGCGCTCTCTGTTGGCCATCGGCGACATCGCCTCCGCGCGTGCGGCCTTCGATCGATCGAACGACGTGCGCACGTCTGCGCTCTCGGTCGAGATTCGATGGGAGCAGCACATCGTCGAGGCATTGCTTCTCGTTGCGGAGCGGCCGGAAAGGGCGGAGCAAGCGCTCGCCACGCTGAACTCGCTCATCGGCGTCGCGCACGCATTCGAGTACTACACGATGGAGCTCGACGCGCGTCTCGCAGCCGGTGAGATCGAGATGAAGTCGGGACGAACCGCCGACGGGCGCGCGCGCCTGCACGGCCTCGCGGCGGAGGCCAAGGCGCGCGGATACCTTCTTTGGGCCCGAAAAGCGGAGGCTACTGCCGGAACTTCTCTGGCTCGATCCCGTAGCGGTCCATCAAGCGATGCACCTGCGCACGCGACGTGGCCAGTGCCTCCGCCACGCGGCTGA
- a CDS encoding serine/threonine protein kinase, whose amino-acid sequence MPPLLRRGQRLGRYELLAQVGEGGMASVWLARSHGLRGFEKLVALKMIKAQLADDALFERWFLDEAKIAQRIFHTNVATTLDLGEEHGSLFLVMEWIDGDSLGRVRRAYHRASGKPLPLPIALRIVADMCKGLHAAHELTDERGEGLHIVHRDVSPNNVIVTSNGAVKLIDFGIATARDRSSPETTLGIVRGKINYLAPEQIHRRTPLDRRSDVWAAGVCLYELVAGTLPFTGKDSEEVMQKIVSEGAPPSFDGDPDVDEILCRSLAHHPEDRFATALEMQRAIESLLEEHGGGVTERDVATFLARELPGLAEERRAFIDDALSPPIPAPAITGPALGAEVVTQPTRGMRGVLALVLLLIVSAMAGVMMFSRERTASRSSDVHADGTSTLNTEPPVATATTTSVVQADHPVATAAASAPSKKSNANVGTKKPPARAPAPPAKAVSSSSPKERDLGF is encoded by the coding sequence GTGCCGCCGCTCCTTCGGCGGGGGCAGAGGCTCGGGCGTTACGAGCTTCTCGCCCAAGTAGGCGAAGGTGGAATGGCCTCGGTTTGGCTCGCGCGCTCGCACGGCCTCCGCGGCTTCGAGAAGCTGGTCGCGCTGAAGATGATCAAGGCGCAATTGGCCGACGATGCCCTGTTCGAACGATGGTTCCTGGACGAAGCGAAGATCGCCCAGCGGATCTTCCACACCAACGTGGCCACGACGCTCGATCTGGGCGAGGAACATGGCTCGCTGTTCCTAGTGATGGAGTGGATCGATGGGGATTCGCTCGGTCGCGTGCGGCGGGCATACCACCGAGCCTCGGGCAAGCCGCTGCCGCTTCCCATCGCGCTGCGCATCGTGGCCGACATGTGCAAGGGCCTGCACGCGGCGCACGAGCTGACCGACGAACGCGGCGAAGGCCTGCACATCGTCCACCGCGACGTGTCGCCGAACAACGTGATCGTGACGTCGAACGGCGCGGTGAAGTTGATCGACTTCGGCATCGCCACCGCGCGCGATCGCAGCAGCCCCGAGACGACGCTGGGGATCGTGCGGGGCAAGATCAACTACTTGGCGCCGGAGCAGATCCACCGGCGCACGCCGCTGGATCGGCGATCCGACGTGTGGGCGGCGGGCGTATGCCTGTACGAGCTGGTCGCCGGGACGCTGCCGTTCACGGGCAAGGACTCCGAGGAGGTGATGCAGAAAATCGTCTCCGAGGGTGCGCCGCCGTCGTTCGATGGCGATCCGGACGTGGACGAAATTTTGTGCCGCTCGCTGGCGCATCATCCCGAGGACCGCTTCGCCACGGCGCTGGAAATGCAGCGCGCCATCGAGTCACTGCTCGAGGAGCACGGGGGTGGGGTCACGGAGCGGGACGTCGCAACGTTCCTCGCACGGGAGCTTCCCGGGCTCGCCGAAGAGCGGCGCGCCTTCATCGACGATGCCTTGAGCCCACCGATACCGGCCCCCGCGATCACCGGCCCCGCACTGGGTGCCGAGGTGGTGACGCAGCCAACGCGGGGGATGCGCGGCGTACTGGCGCTGGTTCTTCTCCTGATCGTGAGCGCGATGGCTGGCGTCATGATGTTCTCGCGGGAGCGCACGGCCTCCCGTTCGAGTGACGTCCACGCCGACGGAACCTCGACGTTGAACACAGAGCCCCCCGTTGCAACGGCGACCACGACGAGCGTCGTACAGGCAGACCACCCGGTTGCGACGGCGGCCGCATCGGCCCCGAGCAAAAAGTCCAACGCGAACGTTGGAACGAAAAAGCCCCCCGCGCGGGCCCCTGCTCCTCCGGCAAAGGCGGTATCCTCCTCCTCTCCGAAGGAGAGGGACCTTGGCTTTTAG
- a CDS encoding lysine N(6)-hydroxylase/L-ornithine N(5)-oxygenase family protein produces the protein MSLILEKGDVYDVVGIGLGPANLALAVALEDEAAKRDGSNLRRLFLDAKPSAAWHPGMLLEGSVLQVSVLKDLATLRNPCSPFTFLNYLKNKGRLLEFLNLRDLYPTRVEFNDYLVWVAQQLHERVSHGCEVMAIDPVRVEGKIKAVRVTYHDGKTGEAAYRLARNVVLATGGVPSVPDGIQLRPGGRAFHSSQTLQRLKADYPDANAPYRFVVVGGGQSGAELFHYLMTRYPNAEVTATIRGLSYKPIDDSHFSNEIFHPEMVSYIYDLPESVRRRVLGHCKDVNYGVVSADLIRRVYNTLYQEKVAGRNRARIRGFLELEQLLETDDVVMTRFRDLTTNELVTMKADGVIMCTGYEWRLEHPLLRELSPWIEREENGNYKVERNYRVTTEPAFEAGIFLQGFAEATHGVTETVLSLLSVRAGDIVQSILDSQSHAEHLNSANYAYGHTRH, from the coding sequence ATGTCGCTTATTCTCGAAAAAGGCGACGTCTATGACGTCGTAGGAATCGGGCTCGGGCCAGCGAATCTCGCTTTGGCCGTCGCACTCGAAGACGAGGCGGCAAAACGTGATGGCTCCAACTTGCGGCGTCTTTTCCTGGACGCCAAACCGTCGGCCGCATGGCACCCCGGAATGCTGCTCGAAGGGTCGGTATTGCAAGTATCGGTACTGAAGGATTTGGCCACGTTACGAAATCCTTGCAGCCCGTTCACATTTCTAAATTACTTGAAAAACAAAGGCCGGCTTCTCGAGTTTTTGAATCTTCGAGACCTTTACCCCACCCGGGTCGAATTCAACGATTACCTGGTTTGGGTAGCCCAGCAACTCCACGAGCGGGTAAGCCACGGTTGCGAGGTGATGGCCATCGATCCCGTGCGGGTCGAAGGGAAAATCAAGGCGGTTCGTGTGACGTATCACGATGGAAAAACGGGCGAGGCCGCGTACCGCCTCGCGCGGAACGTGGTGTTGGCCACGGGTGGCGTTCCATCGGTCCCGGACGGAATTCAGCTTCGCCCGGGAGGGCGTGCCTTCCATTCGTCGCAAACCTTGCAACGCCTCAAAGCCGACTACCCTGACGCGAATGCTCCCTATCGATTCGTGGTGGTCGGAGGCGGCCAGAGTGGAGCGGAACTATTCCACTATTTGATGACGCGTTATCCGAACGCCGAAGTGACGGCGACGATTCGTGGACTGTCTTACAAGCCGATCGACGACAGCCACTTTTCCAATGAAATATTCCACCCGGAAATGGTCAGCTACATCTACGACCTGCCCGAATCCGTCCGCCGGCGGGTGCTGGGACACTGCAAAGACGTGAATTACGGGGTGGTGAGCGCGGACCTGATCCGTCGCGTTTACAATACGCTTTATCAAGAGAAGGTGGCCGGGCGAAACCGCGCGCGCATTCGAGGCTTTCTCGAACTGGAGCAGCTTTTGGAGACGGACGACGTGGTCATGACGCGCTTCCGCGATCTGACCACGAACGAGCTGGTCACCATGAAGGCCGACGGTGTGATCATGTGCACCGGCTACGAGTGGCGCTTGGAGCACCCTCTTCTGCGCGAGCTTTCCCCATGGATCGAGCGCGAGGAGAACGGCAACTACAAAGTAGAGCGAAATTACCGAGTGACGACGGAGCCCGCGTTCGAAGCAGGTATCTTTCTACAGGGCTTCGCCGAGGCCACGCACGGCGTCACGGAGACCGTACTCTCGCTTTTGTCGGTGCGCGCGGGGGACATCGTTCAGTCCATCCTGGACTCGCAATCGCACGCCGAGCACCTCAACTCGGCCAATTATGCCTACGGGCACACCCGCCATTGA
- a CDS encoding sigma 54-interacting transcriptional regulator translates to MSSFDETLSKRPGELNAYWLKPVAAYLVLALQCDRPLESASRYRLEELDEVLIGRGAALSTSREAVEGRRVLAVRVPDGRISREHARLVRAGDRWVLEDSNSKNGVIVNGSVTQRAWLSDGDLFEIGHTFFLYREEAFTGDDENRPQPDDAVPSVPVPAMLPEGLQTLVPTFERELAKLAKVARTPVPVLLEGETGTGKELIARGYHYLSGRAGPLIAVNCGALPKTLLEAELFGHKRGAFSGASEDRSGHVRSAHGGTLLLDEIAELPFPSQAAFLRVLQEREVVPVGTTRPVSVDFRLVSATHGDLAALANQGVFREDLYARLAGFKLRVPPLRSRREDLGLVIPAILRRALLDGTEPRHLRLSPDVVRAFFAYKWPHNIRELERCLTTAAALAHDRIDPEHLPQAIRSELVISTELDEAESAPVVDRPPKDEKHEELVALLREHRGNISRVAEALATSRAQVHRLMDRYGIEPEKFRQ, encoded by the coding sequence ATGTCATCGTTTGACGAGACTCTGTCCAAGCGCCCGGGGGAGCTGAATGCCTATTGGCTGAAACCCGTCGCCGCTTACCTCGTTCTGGCGCTGCAATGTGACCGGCCGTTGGAGAGCGCCTCGCGGTACCGGCTCGAAGAGCTGGATGAAGTGCTCATCGGTCGAGGCGCAGCGCTGTCGACCTCGCGGGAAGCCGTCGAAGGGCGACGCGTTCTTGCCGTACGTGTTCCGGATGGGCGCATTTCGCGCGAGCATGCCCGCCTCGTCCGCGCGGGGGACCGCTGGGTGCTCGAGGATTCGAACTCGAAGAACGGCGTCATCGTCAACGGCTCGGTCACGCAGCGCGCGTGGCTCAGCGATGGAGATCTCTTCGAAATCGGGCACACCTTCTTCCTGTATCGGGAGGAAGCTTTCACCGGCGACGACGAGAATCGCCCGCAGCCGGACGATGCTGTGCCCAGCGTGCCCGTGCCCGCGATGCTGCCGGAGGGCTTGCAAACACTGGTCCCCACGTTCGAGCGGGAGCTGGCCAAGCTCGCCAAGGTTGCCCGCACGCCGGTACCGGTATTGCTCGAGGGCGAGACCGGCACCGGCAAAGAGCTCATCGCGCGCGGCTACCACTATTTGTCCGGGCGCGCGGGACCGCTCATCGCGGTCAACTGCGGCGCGTTGCCGAAGACGCTGCTCGAGGCGGAGCTGTTCGGGCACAAACGCGGCGCCTTCTCGGGCGCAAGCGAGGATCGCTCGGGCCACGTTCGCAGTGCGCACGGCGGCACCTTGCTCCTCGACGAGATCGCCGAGCTCCCCTTCCCCTCGCAGGCTGCGTTCTTGCGCGTCCTTCAGGAGCGCGAGGTCGTGCCGGTGGGCACCACGCGCCCGGTGTCCGTGGATTTTCGCCTGGTCTCGGCGACCCACGGCGATCTCGCGGCATTGGCGAACCAAGGCGTCTTTCGCGAGGACTTGTACGCTCGCCTCGCGGGCTTCAAGCTGCGCGTGCCACCGCTGCGTTCACGCCGCGAAGATCTCGGGCTGGTCATTCCGGCCATTCTCCGGCGCGCGCTCTTGGACGGCACCGAGCCGCGTCACCTGCGCCTCTCGCCGGACGTGGTACGCGCCTTCTTTGCCTACAAGTGGCCGCACAACATCCGCGAGCTCGAGCGATGCCTCACCACGGCGGCGGCGCTCGCACACGATCGCATCGATCCCGAGCACCTGCCGCAGGCCATTCGCTCGGAGCTCGTGATCTCCACGGAGCTCGACGAGGCAGAGTCGGCCCCCGTGGTCGATCGGCCGCCCAAGGACGAAAAGCACGAGGAGCTCGTCGCCCTCTTGCGCGAGCACCGCGGCAACATCAGCCGCGTGGCGGAGGCACTGGCCACGTCGCGTGCGCAGGTGCATCGCTTGATGGACCGCTACGGGATCGAGCCAGAGAAGTTCCGGCAGTAG
- a CDS encoding formylglycine-generating enzyme family protein, with the protein MRASSALFRTLAGCLLIGAGACGTLIGLDDVTIVDCLACDGGPLDAGVQDTSVSDGPGGCPAGRGPIMARVGGYCIDTTEVTNAQYAPFLNAVLADPAIAVQPRDTCGWNTDFNVYTAGYPDPRHGDGNDPVRGVDWCDAYAFCKWAGKRLCGSLDGGASGYRDFASPQNEWYLACSSNRKYTYTFGSTFDSRACNGDGTPTGEVAHVTAFPRCHSPDTPFSSLYDMTGNVLEWENSCASSATDSKCLTRGGWFRSPEAASLACDKNGERARDAGNEGVGIRCCSP; encoded by the coding sequence ATGCGGGCATCGTCGGCACTTTTTAGGACACTCGCGGGCTGCCTGCTGATCGGGGCCGGTGCGTGCGGCACGCTCATTGGGCTGGACGATGTCACCATCGTCGACTGCCTCGCATGCGACGGAGGCCCGCTCGATGCCGGCGTGCAAGACACCAGCGTGTCCGATGGGCCGGGTGGATGTCCCGCGGGGCGTGGCCCCATCATGGCCCGCGTCGGCGGCTACTGCATCGACACCACCGAGGTCACCAACGCGCAGTACGCCCCTTTTCTCAACGCCGTGTTGGCCGACCCAGCTATCGCCGTGCAGCCCCGCGACACGTGCGGCTGGAACACGGATTTCAACGTGTACACGGCCGGCTACCCGGATCCTCGCCACGGTGATGGAAACGATCCCGTGCGCGGTGTCGACTGGTGCGACGCCTACGCCTTCTGCAAGTGGGCGGGCAAGCGACTCTGCGGGTCGCTCGACGGTGGCGCCTCGGGCTATCGCGATTTTGCCTCCCCCCAGAACGAGTGGTATCTCGCATGCTCCTCGAATCGGAAGTACACGTACACGTTCGGTTCCACGTTCGACAGCCGCGCGTGCAACGGCGATGGCACACCAACGGGCGAGGTAGCCCACGTCACGGCATTTCCGCGTTGCCATTCGCCGGACACGCCATTTTCCTCTCTCTACGATATGACCGGAAATGTGTTAGAGTGGGAAAATTCTTGTGCAAGTAGCGCAACCGATTCAAAGTGCTTGACACGTGGCGGCTGGTTTAGATCACCCGAGGCCGCCTCGCTCGCATGCGACAAGAACGGTGAACGTGCCCGTGACGCCGGCAACGAGGGCGTCGGAATCCGCTGTTGTTCTCCTTAA
- a CDS encoding HAD-IG family 5'-nucleotidase, translating into MTEARPLTAIPTTPATEQLVLPLEDFLSRPSTPGIVRSRRVFANRDMRMSGITWVGFDMDYTLAIYDQPQMDRLSIDATVDKLVRRGYPHFIVDIPQEVDFAVRGLLIDKRFGHILKMDRYKHVSKGYHGFRQLTKDELRALYHAKKLRPATPRYHWIDTLYALSEASLYAALVDALEKRGQAVDYAKLFTDIRECIDEAHRDGTILDAVVSDLPRYVNRDPDLALTLHKLRSAGKKLFLLTNSRWPYTEKMMTYLLGGAMVEYPSWRNYFDIVVVAATKPAFFQERRPLLERIITEREEKVRPATFPLERGKVYEGGNLHDFERALGVSGDQVLYVGDHIYGDILRSKKESVWRTAMIIQELETEVHAHQACADDFEQTLHLEDTREHLEDDLRFYQARYKELSRLIDAKTGNGTRLTELEAERGRVKRSVERVRGLLRTVESELSVLERRIDSRFHPFWGSLLKEGTEESSFGAQVEEYACVYTSRVSNFLAYSPQQHFRGARDVMAHEQGG; encoded by the coding sequence GTGACCGAAGCGCGGCCTTTGACAGCCATTCCGACGACCCCGGCGACGGAGCAGCTGGTTCTCCCGCTCGAAGACTTTCTCTCGCGACCCTCGACCCCGGGCATCGTCCGCTCGCGCCGCGTCTTTGCAAACCGCGACATGCGGATGAGCGGCATCACTTGGGTCGGGTTCGACATGGACTACACCCTGGCGATCTACGACCAGCCGCAGATGGACCGGCTCTCCATCGATGCCACCGTCGACAAGCTCGTGCGGCGCGGCTACCCGCACTTCATCGTCGACATCCCGCAAGAGGTCGACTTTGCCGTGCGCGGTCTGCTCATCGACAAGCGGTTCGGTCACATCCTCAAGATGGACCGCTACAAGCACGTCTCGAAGGGCTACCACGGCTTCCGCCAGCTCACGAAAGACGAGCTGCGCGCGCTCTACCACGCGAAAAAGCTCCGCCCGGCCACGCCGCGCTACCACTGGATCGACACGCTGTATGCCCTGAGCGAGGCTTCGCTCTACGCGGCGCTGGTCGATGCGCTGGAAAAGCGCGGGCAGGCGGTGGATTACGCGAAGCTCTTCACCGACATCCGCGAGTGCATCGACGAAGCGCACCGCGATGGCACCATTCTCGATGCCGTGGTCAGCGATCTGCCGCGCTACGTGAACCGCGATCCGGATCTCGCGCTGACCTTGCACAAGCTGCGAAGTGCGGGAAAGAAGCTCTTTCTGCTGACCAACTCGCGCTGGCCGTACACCGAGAAGATGATGACGTACCTGCTCGGTGGCGCGATGGTCGAGTACCCGTCGTGGCGCAACTACTTCGACATCGTGGTGGTCGCGGCGACGAAGCCGGCGTTCTTCCAAGAGCGGCGTCCGCTGCTCGAGCGCATCATCACGGAGCGCGAAGAGAAGGTGCGTCCGGCCACGTTCCCGCTGGAGCGCGGCAAGGTCTACGAAGGCGGCAACCTGCACGACTTCGAGCGGGCGCTCGGGGTGAGCGGCGATCAGGTGCTGTACGTGGGCGATCACATCTACGGCGACATCCTGCGCTCCAAAAAGGAGAGCGTGTGGCGCACGGCGATGATCATCCAGGAGCTCGAGACCGAGGTGCATGCGCACCAAGCCTGCGCGGACGACTTCGAGCAAACCTTGCACCTGGAGGATACGCGCGAGCACCTCGAGGATGATTTGCGCTTCTACCAAGCGCGCTACAAAGAGCTGTCGAGGCTGATCGACGCAAAGACGGGCAACGGCACGCGGCTCACGGAGCTCGAGGCGGAGCGAGGCCGGGTGAAGCGCTCGGTCGAGCGGGTGCGGGGCCTGCTCCGCACGGTGGAGTCGGAGCTATCCGTGCTCGAGCGGCGCATCGATTCGCGGTTCCATCCCTTCTGGGGCTCGCTCCTCAAGGAAGGAACCGAGGAATCCAGCTTCGGTGCGCAGGTGGAGGAGTATGCCTGCGTGTACACCTCGCGCGTGTCGAACTTTCTCGCGTACTCGCCGCAGCAGCACTTCCGCGGTGCGCGCGACGTCATGGCCCACGAGCAAGGCGGATAG